A segment of the Pelecanus crispus isolate bPelCri1 chromosome Z, bPelCri1.pri, whole genome shotgun sequence genome:
tttttaaagaaacctttTAGTCTTTGAATGACAgtcatatttaattttgttttaggATTTTTCCTTCTATCTCCCTGACAAACTTACCAAGTTCCTGAGAAACACagactgttttttctgaagttgttgAAGCTGATATGAACAGGGTGGAGGGCAATTTTTTTAGCCCTGCAAAGCTACCTGGTATTTGAAATGCTGAAGAGGAAATTTCGGTTTTGCCACAACTCACGCTTCAGGCTTTTCTTGGGTCTAACTCTTATTTTAGTAATCCTTTCAGTTCTGAAAGTTAACCAGAAACAAGACTTCTTAAATCGGAGACATCTAGAGCTGACAAAAGAAGATCCTATTGGCAATGTTAACTGCACCAAGATTATAGAGGGGGATATAGAAGAAATTCAAAAGGTAAAGCTTGAGACATTGTCAGTGTCATTTAAGAAACGCCCCAGACTAACAACAAATGATTATATTAACATGACAGCAGACTGTGCCTCCTTTACCAAGACTAGGAAATACATTATGGAACCTCTCAGCAATGAAGAAGCAGAATTTCCAATTGCTTACTCAATAGTGGTTTATCACAAAATTGAGATGCTTGATAGACTTCTAAGATCTATCTATGCCCCTCAGAATTTTTACTGCATTCATGTTGACAAAAAGTCTCCAGaatctttttttgctgctgtgaagGGAATAGTCTCATGTTTTGATAATGTCTTTATTTCTAGCCAGTTAGAGAGTGTTGTATATGCTTCAtggagcagggtgcaggcagacATTAACTGCATGAAAGATCTCTACAGAAGAAGTTCAAACTGGAAATACCTGATTAACCTCTGTGGCATGGATTTTCCTATAAAGACCAACCAGGAAATAGTAGAGAAATTAAAAGCCCTTAAAGGTGAAAACAgcttggaaacagaaaaaatgcctGTTTATAAAGAAGTAAGGTGGAAAAAACACCATGAGATTATTGATGGTAAAATAAAGAACACGGGCATAGACAAACAACTACCACCTCTCAGTACTCCAATTTTTTCTGGCAGTGCCTATTTTGTAGTTAGCAGAAGATTTGTAGAATACGTAttagaaagcagcaaaatactTAAGTTCATTGAGTGGGCAAAAGACACTTACAGCCCGGATGAGTACCTGTGGGCCACCGTTCAGAGAATCCCTGAAGTCCCAGGTGCAGTTTCTTCTAGTGACAAGTATGATGTTTCTGACATGAATGCACTGGCCAGGTTTGTCAAGTGGCAGTACTTTGAAGGTGACGTGTCCAAAGGTGCACCCTACCCGCCATGCAGTGGAGTTCACGTTCGCTCTGTCTGTGTTTTTGGGGTAGGAGACCTGAACTGGATACTACGAAACCACCACTTCTTTGCTAATAAGTTTGACACAGATGTTGACCCTTTTGCAGTGAAATGTTTGGAAGAGTATTTAAGACACAAAGCTTTGTATCTGcaaaagaactgaaatactACAAGCTCCTGTTACAAAACATAGGTGCAAATAATATATAGCTGTGTACTTTAGCATGTAACACCGATGGTGTTGATGCTGATGATGGGTATAAGGGTTCTGACCATGTTGGTAAGGTGGTGATGACGCCCTCCCTGCATTGTCCATAGACAAGGGGGAGAGAAGACATATCTCAAGTGAAGATGGGGATGCCTTGTATTGCACACTGAGGCTTGAAACTTTGAGTACAAAATCAAAGACAGCAATTTTTGGAAGGCCAACTATTTGGAATATTTATTATCTAAAAGGTGTAATTAATGGACTTCCTTTGGCTAAACTATTTAAGACTTGGAAAATGCATGTTGTTCATGGTTATTCCTCAGTTTTTTTCCCATGAATGTAATGCTAGCTGGAAGGGAAAGATGAagagcaggggaggaaaaaaaaagggaaaaaaagcagctggacTGCACAGACTTCATTCCCAGTACTGAAAGGTCTCAGGAAAACAACATTAGAACTGATCTGAAAACTGTACAAAAGGGAATATACCAAAGCCAGCTGTCATCATTTAACTTAAATCTGATTGCTGTAGTTCTGTAGTATGTAATTCTTAATGCTGCTACAAATTTCATCTTCAGCATGGAGTATTAAGGACTTGTGTTTAAATTTTTATAGCCAAATCTTGATTTTGTACTCTTAAACCCTCCTGATAATGTGATATAAAGTTTAAATGCTAGTTTGTAATTACATCTTCTCAGGGAAACTTCAGTTTTGTGACTGATGAGGCTAGACTTGTAATTTTACACTTCCTGCTGTATCAGGAGTCTTGCTTTTGGATGCAAAATGACTCAAGTTTCTCAAAAACTTAGAAGAACTGCAGTGGTATCTGAAGGTAACTGATGGAACTGCtggtttctgctttctgtcaAGCTCAACTTGCATTCCAGATTCTCTTAACATTGAGTatgcaaaataaagttttttttctaaatggtaTCGCCTCTTCCTGCAATTAAAGTCCTTCCAAAagcaccaccaaaaaaacctaaTGATGAAAacctaaaatgtttttaatgtagGTTGCCAGACACAACTGAAGCTGCAGCTGAGACAAGTCCTGCCTTTCCTCCATATGTTCATTCATTCATGTGTCTGTGCTTGTTTAGGTTTAGCTGGTgcagctgatttttatttactttttttggtaGAAGGGAATGGAAGAAATCTGGATGAGTTTTGTTCCAGGTTAGGTCCCTGCTtagttttgctgctgcagtgtggCACAGAAGCATGGTGATGAGAGAACAGGACACTGTGAGGGATGATattatttctttccatgtcaATTCAGGTTTGTCATGCATAGTTACTGCCAGGTGTCTGCCATCTCACTCCTGAGATGACAGTGGAATGCACTATAGGCACTAACAAATGGCAAAATAGActaaattttttgtttcttgaacTGTTGCTGTGATGGCAGCGTGTGTTTCTTAGAAAGGTAGTTTGTCATGAAGTTTCTCCAAAGGTGTGCCCCAGTACTTGGAGGTTAACATAATTAACTTACTGTTGATCATGGAAATAAGGAGGCAAGCAATTTAATCTGAAATAGGGCCTATTCTTGCAAACCCCTGCCTTCAAAACCACCTGAAAGCTGTTTAGGGACTCTTCAGAGACTCTCACATGATGCATAAAGAGGTAATTAAAGCCTGTGAGCTGAGTGGAGGGAAATACCCCATCTACCCCACCCTTTGGCTTTTCTACAAGAATGCTCTTATAGACAGTTGTGCTCTACCACCTTTGCAGAAGCTACAACAAGGGGTAACTTCACTGCATATAGTATTGGAATATTCCAGGAAGTCATGTTATAGTTTTAGCAGAAAGGaatctttgtttttaagaattTCCACCTAAAGACAAGCTATGTGAATAGCTTCTATGAGACCAGAACTGGTAGTTCAAATAGACtgaaaaagcaataatgaaCTCCTCTGCACAGGATGGGCTGCTGACTCAGTGGCTTGAAATCTGCTAGACAGCTGGAGCATCAACTGCTTTACCTACCTATTCCAGCCTGCTTTGTACTTCCTCATTTATATAATACAATTAATGCCTGTCTGTATCCCTGTTGTTAATGATACTGCTAGTGAAGGTAGACAGTGAAGATGCTACTTGACTAGGTGCTCCAAATGTTACTGTTTGGACAGAATCAAGAGAGATCCTGTGTTACACTCACTGTATGTTCTGTTctgtacagaaggaaaaataggaCACCATTGGTGTTTAGCATATATTCTTCATAAGATAAGGAGGAATTTCTTCTGGTGAAAGTgaatctcaaaaaaaccccacctcccTAAAACTGACTTGTAGAAGAGACACCCTGATCTAGTAGGTTTTAAATTGTCTAGAAAGGCAGTTTCATGAAAAGAACTCTTAATAAGTTGAACAAGTACTGAATGTGCCAAAGGAAATTGGTGGATTAATTAAAGGTATTGCAACTACACATACAGAGAAGACACCACAGCCAGCTATAATGAGTAGAGAAAGCAATCTAACTTATATTAGTATTTCACTGAATCTGCCAAGAAACTTAGCCAAAATAATCATCATCCTAGAATCGAGCAACTTTGTGGCACCAACAAAACTCAAATAAAATCTAGATTATATCCCTTACTGATGTCAGCAGTTGGTTTTTAATAACTTGTCTCAGTTTTCTGCTAGTTGTTCATAGCACTGGAGTAAAAGTACTAGCTTGAgtgaatatgaaagaaaaatgcttcacTGATACTGCAGCAACAAGCTATCTTGATGCTGTGCTGAAGATGCTGGCATCTTGTTATGAATAGATTAAAAACTGAATGATTGCATCAATGCTTCAGCCATTAATTCTGAATACAGTGGTGCTCTAATACAAGAAAAGTGCTGGTTTACTCTGATCACCTTCGGGTTCCCTCTCAGGGAAGAAGGCAACACATAGACCTCTACCATCATTGAACTTTGAAGCTGGACAGATGATAGAGCAGTTAAAATCGAAGCTGTGATGGTGGGTTCAGCTACAGTGCTGCCCAGGCCACTCAGAGTACCTGTTTTTTCCAGTCCCTGCTGGATAAACCCACCCTTGCACTGTGACCTTATCATCCtttgggcagctgggaaggaaacTGCTTTGCATTCTGCCTATcgaataacttttttttttctttttttctttttctatgttTTAAAGCTGGTTCAGTTTCTCAGTCCAGCTCACCAGTGCTGGGAAGGAATGAGTAGCCGGTGAAACCATTGCTGAAGTTACACATATGCTATTCAAAATCACCTAACTtgtcttttaattttccatAGCAGAATTTTCCAAAAGTGCTAGTGCATCGGAGGCTCTGCTCTAGTTCAGTCCCCACCTAACGCTTAAGCATTTTGAGTGGccctaataataataatttgcttGGTTTACTGATAACAATTGTGGTAACCAAGTATTCTGTATCATTAAGAGTCACCAGCCTGAAAGCCTTTAAGCTCAAAGGCTGATTTGATCCCAGAAACCTAGTACTTGTACTTTCATCTCCTTCCTGCCTTAGGTTTGGTTTGATGGGAAGCATGGGTTTTGCTCTCTTGCTGCTTCCTATCTAGCACAGCAGAAAATGACGAAATCTTCAAGACTTCCTCattcaaaatgtttctataGTAACATTCAAAAGAAAGTCAACGAGAATCTCCACCCTTTGCTGGATGCGGTGcgggggcaggggtggggtgtgggggtggagggcggggaggggaacattgccaccaaggatgaggaaaaggctgaggtacttaatggcttctttgcctcagcctttaatagccagaccagttatccccggggtactcaggcccctgagctggaagacagggacagggagcagaataaagcccccataatccaggaggaagcagttaatgacctgctatgctACCTGGACACTCCCAAGTgtatggggccagatgggatccacccgagagtactgagggagctggcggagtAGTTTACCAAGCTACGgtccatcatctatcagcagtcctggttaacaggggaggttcctgatgactggaggcttgccaatgtgatgcccatctacaagaagggccagaaagaggatccagggaactacaggcctgtcagcctgacctcagtgccagtgaagattatggagtggttcgtcttgagtatgctcaacaggcatgtgcaggtcaaccaggggatcaggcccagccagcacgggttcatgaaaggcaggttctgcttgaccaacttgatctgcttctatgacctggtgacctgcctggtggatgagggaaaggctgtggatgtcatctacctcgactttagcaaagcttttgacaccgtctcccatagcattctcctaaggaagctggtggctcatggcctaagcaggtgtactctttgctgggtaaaaaaatggctggatggccaagctcagagagttgtggtaaatggtgttaagtccagttggcgactggtcacaagcCGTGcttcccagggctcagttttggggccagtcttgtttagtatctttatcaatgatctggatgagggaattgagtgtgccctcagtaagtttgcagatgacatcaaatTGGGgaggagtgtcgatctgctggagggtagcaTGGCCccacagagggatctggacaggctggaccgatgggccgaggccaactgtatgaggtttaacaaggccaagtgctgggtcctgcacttcagtcacaacaactccatgcaacgctataggcttggggaagagtggctggaaagctgcctggctgaaaaggacctgggggtgctggttgacagccggctgaacatgagccagcagtgtgcccaggtggccaagaaggccaacagcatcctggcttggatcaggaatagtgtggccagcaggagcagggaggtgattgtccccctgtactcggcgctggtgaggccacacctggaatactgtgtccagttttgggcccctcagtacaagaaggacattgaggtgctggagcatgttcagagaagggcaacaaggctggtgaagggtctggagcacaggccttatgaagagtggctgagggaactggggttgtttagcctggagaagaggaggctgaggggagaccttatcgctctcttacaactccctgaaaggaggttgtagtgaggtgggtgttggtctcttctcccaagtagttagtgataggacgagaggaaatgggctcaagctgcatcaggggaggtttagttggatattaggaaaaatttcttcacagaaagagtggtcaagtaTTGGgacaagctgcccagagagatggtggagtcaccatccctgcacatgttcaaaaaacatgtagacgtggcacttggggacatggtttagtaggcacggtggtgttgggttgatgattggactgatgattttagaggtcctttccaaccttaatgattctagttttacttcattaaaaaataatccagccaccaagccaggaaacatgaaattaattattacttgagccttaattggtttagtggtggacttcgtagtgttaggttaatggttggactggatgagcttaaaagtcttttccaacctaaatgattctgcaACATGAACACTGCAGTTACAATTAAGGTTGCCAGCCAGATCACCATTACTTGGTGCATTTTCAAGTGGTCTGATAATTAAAAATTGACCTGGGTTATAACATGAATGCATtagaagataaaaatgaa
Coding sequences within it:
- the GCNT1 gene encoding beta-1,3-galactosyl-O-glycosyl-glycoprotein beta-1,6-N-acetylglucosaminyltransferase; translation: MLKRKFRFCHNSRFRLFLGLTLILVILSVLKVNQKQDFLNRRHLELTKEDPIGNVNCTKIIEGDIEEIQKVKLETLSVSFKKRPRLTTNDYINMTADCASFTKTRKYIMEPLSNEEAEFPIAYSIVVYHKIEMLDRLLRSIYAPQNFYCIHVDKKSPESFFAAVKGIVSCFDNVFISSQLESVVYASWSRVQADINCMKDLYRRSSNWKYLINLCGMDFPIKTNQEIVEKLKALKGENSLETEKMPVYKEVRWKKHHEIIDGKIKNTGIDKQLPPLSTPIFSGSAYFVVSRRFVEYVLESSKILKFIEWAKDTYSPDEYLWATVQRIPEVPGAVSSSDKYDVSDMNALARFVKWQYFEGDVSKGAPYPPCSGVHVRSVCVFGVGDLNWILRNHHFFANKFDTDVDPFAVKCLEEYLRHKALYLQKN